The Anolis carolinensis isolate JA03-04 chromosome 1, rAnoCar3.1.pri, whole genome shotgun sequence genome window below encodes:
- the dhrs1 gene encoding dehydrogenase/reductase SDR family member 1: MAAPGRPLSGRVCVVTGASRGIGKGIALQLCAAGATVYITARGKEALERAAGEARARGGKCVAAVCDSSREEEVAALFERVKAEQGGRLDVLVNNAFSGVGAIAGEMGLPFWESDTALWDQVNNAGLRGHYLCAVYAARLMVPAGKGLIAIVSSPGGLRYMFDVPYGVGKAACDRMAADCAVELGPFGVACVALWPGLVRTESLEKEAKAGSMPFYKDLRERLATMAESPEVSGKCIVALASDPDVMRHSGKVLLSPDLARHYGFRDVDGKEVFNYVSIRAILTEAMPKLAFLFRLIPGFFTIPKWALTLYSSKFAIYRPIQPPFLKASKKD, translated from the coding sequence ATGGCAGCTCCGGGGCGCCCGCTGTCGGGGCGTGTGTGTGTGGTGACGGGCGCCTCGCGGGGCATCGGGAAGGGCATCGCGCTGCAGCTGTGCGCGGCCGGCGCCACGGTGTACATCACGGCGCGGGGCAAGGAAGCGCTGGAGCGCGCGGCGGGCGAGGCTCGTGCCCGCGGCGGAAAGTGCGTGGCGGCGGTGTGCGACTCGTCGCGCGAGGAGGAGGTGGCGGCGCTGTTCGAGCGCGTGAAGGCCGAGCAGGGGGGCCGGCTGGACGTGCTGGTGAACAACGCCTTCTCCGGGGTGGGCGCCATCGCGGGGGAGATGGGCCTGCCCTTCTGGGAGAGCGACACCGCCCTCTGGGACCAGGTCAACAACGCCGGGCTGAGGGGGCACTACCTCTGCGCCGTCTACGCCGCCCGCCTCATGGTCCCCGCCGGAAAGGGCCTCATCGCCATCGTCTCCTCGCCCGGAGGCCTGCGCTACATGTTCGACGTTCCTTACGGCGTGGGCAAGGCCGCCTGCGACAGGATGGCCGCCGACTGCGCCGTCGAGCTCGGGCCCTTCGGCGTGGCCTGCGTGGCGCTGTGGCCAGGCCTGGTCCGCACCGAGAGCCTGGAGAAGGAGGCCAAAGCAGGCTCCATGCCCTTCTACAAGGATCTGAGGGAGAGGCTGGCCACCATGGCAGAGTCCCCCGAAGTGAGTGGGAAGTGCATCGTGGCTCTGGCCTCCGACCCCGACGTCATGCGCCATTCCGGCAAGGTCCTCCTCAGCCCGGACCTGGCCCGCCACTACGGCTTCCGGGATGTCGACGGCAAAGAGGTCTTCAACTACGTCTCCATCCGGGCCATCCTCACTGAAGCCATGCCCAAGCTGGCCTTCCTTTTCCGCCTCATCCCCGGGTTCTTCACCATCCCAAAATGGGCCCTTACGCTTTATTCCAGCAAGTTTGCCATCTACCGACCCATCCAGCCACCttttttgaaagcctccaaaaaagactGA